In Argopecten irradians isolate NY chromosome 11, Ai_NY, whole genome shotgun sequence, one DNA window encodes the following:
- the LOC138334373 gene encoding uncharacterized protein → MVNNTMGPFHDQSQTMEFAEESIAGSSLRGSPNMFEEEQIRLDSAFSEFSLGEEDDTDEGRLSRALQSWMPDHQYSSIKPMEKPPIQPIYSGRLGEHQHLKRSSSEDSIVTRLSLFSCSSGQDHDDEDVAAIRKKKKKKKAAPSTVKEGDILTWDKLEEMYRHKRGAFTSFMKTQNAITMDTFTGQIQEDSAIQKLMNPKERAAMARVGKTEGVHLTSDLKKSGSMTNIDESGRPLVLPTANKVKAARIGSAGTKPTSRPINLEEIRQQRINEKLAQIQKARTKRQQALRKRTSIGNITRKMSLSSDVSSDFAPNTPSVRSLSPEPEERVSVWKGDREILEMDLRKGLTERATMRIRSTTAALERVTGFGEDNEFQRTVGRHEEFPFHITDDYGIHPKIVQRIRISPQLSNVIQTDIKVRMGRPRYHEIRVRDMDIWNRGQKLDRGHTNLKVFNWLHSLREDSFEKDIESVVEDNLPNIHDNLGILHVESADEPDVKPLYLKSFR, encoded by the coding sequence ATGGTGAACAATACAATGGGACCATTCCACGACCAAAGTCAGACAATGGAATTCGCAGAAGAGTCGATAGCGGGGTCATCCCTGAGAGGCAGCCCGAATATGTTTGAGGAGGAGCAGATCAGGCTAGATTCGGCTTTCTCTGAGTTTAGTTTGGGAGAAGAAGATGACACAGACGAAGGTCGGCTGTCGAGAGCTTTACAGTCATGGATGCCAGACCACCAGTACTCAAGTATCAAACCGATGGAGAAGCCTCCGATACAGCCAATCTACAGTGGTCGTCTCGGCGAACATCAGCACCTTAAACGGTCCTCAAGTGAGGACTCGATTGTCACCAGACTGTCTCTATTCTCGTGCTCATCGGGTCAGGATCATGACGATGAGGACGTGGCCGCAATTcggaaaaagaagaagaaaaagaaggcGGCACCTTCCACCGTAAAGGAGGGGGATATCCTCACGTGGGACAAACTGGAGGAGATGTACCGACATAAGAGGGGTGCTTTTACCAGTTTTATGAAAACTCAAAACGCCATAACTATGGACACGTTTACTGGTCAAATACAAGAAGATAGTGCCATTCAAAAACTAATGAACCCCAAAGAGAGGGCTGCCATGGCGCGTGTTGGTAAAACTGAAGGAGTGCACCTCACATCCGACCTGAAGAAAAGTGGAAGTATGACAAACATTGATGAGTCGGGTCGACCGCTAGTGCTGCCGACAGCTAATAAGGTTAAAGCTGCCCGCATAGGGTCTGCGGGCACAAAACCAACAAGTAGACCCATCAATTTGGAGGAGATACGCCAACAGCGTATAAATGAGAAACTAGCTCAGATACAAAAGGCCAGAACTAAGAGACAACAGGCTCTGAGGAAACGGACATCTATCGGTAATATAACAAGGAAAATGTCTCTTTCCTCGGACGTGAGCTCGGACTTCGCTCCCAACACTCCGTCCGTCCGGTCACTGTCTCCGGAACCGGAAGAAAGAGTGTCTGTGTGGAAAGGAGATCGCGAGATTCTAGAAATGGATTTACGGAAGGGATTGACAGAGCGTGCTACAATGAGGATAAGAAGTACCACTGCCGCCCTAGAGCGTGTGACGGGGTTCGGTGAGGATAACGAGTTCCAGCGGACTGTAGGTAGGCACGAGGAGTTTCCCTTCCATATCACAGACGACTACGGGATACATCCCAAAATAGTCCAGAGAATTCGGATCTCACCTCAGCTTAGTAACGTTATACAAACGGATATAAAAGTTAGAATGGGTCGGCCGAGATATCACGAGATTCGGGTTCGAGATATGGATATATGGAACCGCGGTCAGAAGCTTGACCGGGGCCATACTAATCTAAAGGTGTTCAACTGGCTGCACAGTTTACGTGAGGACTCGTTTGAGAAGGACATTGAGAGTGTTGTGGAGGACAACCTGCCGAACATACACGACAATCTCGGCATTCTACACGTCGAGTCGGCCGACGAACCGGATGTCAAACCGCTCTATCTAAAATCATTTAGATGA